From one Bordetella genomosp. 9 genomic stretch:
- the glyA gene encoding serine hydroxymethyltransferase, translating to MFDRTRTISQVDEEVWAAIQKENTRQEQHIELIASENYASPAVMQAQGTQLTNKYAEGYPGKRYYGGCEYVDIVEQLAIDRLKELFGAEAANVQPNSGSQANQGVYMAVLKPGDKVLGMSLAEGGHLTHGASVNASGKLYNFQPYGLDANEVLDYGKVEALAQEHQPKLIVAGASAYSLHIDFERMARIARDNGALFMVDIAHYAGLVAGGAYPNPVPHADFVTSTTHKSLRGPRGGVIMMKAEYEKAINSAIFPGIQGGPLMHVIAAKAVAFKEALQPEFRDYAHQVARNAKVLAETLVKRGLRIVSGRTESHVMLVDLRAKGITGKEAEAVLGQAHITVNKNAIPNDPEKPFVTSGIRLGTPAITTRGFKEAETELTANLIADVLDDPRNEANIASVRERVNALTARLPVYG from the coding sequence ATGTTCGACCGTACCCGCACCATCTCCCAGGTTGATGAAGAAGTCTGGGCCGCCATCCAGAAGGAAAACACCCGCCAGGAGCAGCACATCGAGCTGATCGCGTCGGAAAACTACGCCAGCCCGGCCGTCATGCAGGCCCAGGGCACGCAGCTGACGAACAAATACGCGGAAGGGTATCCGGGCAAGCGCTATTACGGCGGTTGCGAGTACGTCGACATCGTGGAGCAGTTGGCCATCGACCGCCTGAAGGAACTGTTCGGCGCCGAGGCGGCCAACGTCCAGCCGAATTCCGGCTCGCAGGCCAACCAGGGCGTCTACATGGCGGTGCTCAAGCCGGGCGACAAGGTTCTCGGCATGAGCCTGGCCGAAGGCGGCCACCTGACGCACGGCGCCTCGGTCAATGCCTCGGGCAAGCTGTACAACTTCCAGCCCTACGGCCTGGATGCCAACGAAGTGCTGGACTACGGCAAGGTCGAAGCGCTGGCGCAGGAGCACCAGCCCAAGCTGATCGTCGCCGGCGCGTCCGCCTATTCGCTGCATATCGATTTCGAACGCATGGCCCGCATCGCGCGCGACAACGGCGCGCTGTTCATGGTCGACATCGCGCACTATGCCGGCCTGGTCGCCGGCGGCGCCTATCCCAATCCGGTTCCGCACGCCGATTTCGTGACGTCCACCACGCACAAATCGCTGCGCGGCCCCCGCGGCGGCGTCATCATGATGAAGGCCGAGTACGAAAAAGCCATCAATTCGGCGATTTTCCCGGGCATCCAGGGCGGTCCGCTGATGCACGTCATCGCCGCCAAGGCGGTGGCGTTCAAGGAAGCGCTGCAGCCCGAATTCCGCGACTACGCCCACCAGGTCGCCCGCAACGCCAAGGTGCTGGCCGAAACCCTGGTCAAGCGCGGCCTGCGCATCGTGTCCGGCCGCACGGAAAGCCACGTCATGCTGGTCGACCTGCGCGCCAAGGGCATCACCGGCAAGGAAGCCGAAGCCGTGCTGGGCCAGGCCCATATCACGGTCAACAAGAACGCCATTCCCAACGACCCCGAAAAGCCGTTCGTCACCAGCGGCATACGCCTGGGCACCCCCGCCATCACGACGCGGGGCTTCAAGGAAGCGGAAACCGAGCTGACCGCCAACCTGATCGCCGACGTGCTGGACGATCCGCGCAACGAAGCGAACATCGCCTCGGTGCGCGAGCGCGTGAACGCGCTCACGGCCCGCCTGCCGGTCTACGGCTGA
- a CDS encoding YbhB/YbcL family Raf kinase inhibitor-like protein has translation MKLASLSFSDKESIPERYAFARIDPQSHVALADNFNPQFSWDDVPEGTQSFVMVCMDPYVPSKPDDVNQEGRVVPADLPRVEFFHWVLIDLPANMREIEEGAFSNGITPRGKGGPLAPHDARQGINDYTGWFAADRDMSGDYFGYDGPCPPWNDVLVHHYIFTLYALSVPRLDVEGTFNGKQVLQAIQGKILGQASLTGTYTLNPELAPKLIGTTSA, from the coding sequence ATGAAGCTAGCGAGCTTGTCTTTTTCCGATAAAGAGTCCATCCCCGAGCGTTATGCCTTCGCGCGGATCGACCCGCAGTCGCATGTCGCGCTGGCCGATAACTTCAATCCCCAGTTCTCCTGGGACGACGTGCCGGAAGGCACCCAGTCTTTCGTCATGGTCTGCATGGACCCGTACGTGCCCAGCAAGCCGGACGACGTCAACCAGGAAGGGCGGGTCGTGCCCGCCGACCTGCCGCGCGTGGAGTTCTTCCATTGGGTGCTGATCGACCTGCCGGCGAATATGCGGGAAATAGAAGAAGGCGCGTTTTCCAACGGCATTACGCCGCGCGGCAAGGGCGGCCCGCTGGCGCCGCACGACGCCCGCCAGGGTATCAACGACTACACCGGCTGGTTCGCCGCCGACCGCGACATGAGCGGGGACTACTTCGGCTACGACGGTCCCTGCCCGCCGTGGAACGACGTCCTGGTGCACCACTACATCTTTACGCTGTACGCGCTGAGCGTGCCGCGACTGGATGTGGAAGGCACTTTCAACGGCAAGCAGGTGCTGCAGGCCATCCAGGGCAAGATCCTGGGGCAGGCCTCGCTGACCGGCACGTACACGCTGAATCCGGAGCTGGCGCCCAAGCTCATCGGCACCACCTCCGCTTGA
- the tyrS gene encoding tyrosine--tRNA ligase, which yields MSQSEAPITPEVEADLRVAKRGCDELLVESEFVRKLARSRATGVPLRIKLGLDPTAPDIHLGHTVVLNKMRQLQDLGHTVIFLIGDFTSMIGDPSGRNSTRPPLTREQIESNAKTYYAQASMVLDPERTEIRYNSEWSDPLGARGMIQLASRYTVARMMEREDFTKRFKGGIPISVHEFLYPLMQGYDSVALKSDLELGGTDQKFNLLVGRELQKEYGQEPQCILTMPLLEGTDGVDKMSKSKGNYIGISEAPSSMFGKLMSISDTLMWRYYELLSFRTLDDIAALKAATEAGRNPRDAKVELAQEIVGRFHGAQAGRDALAEFEARFRDGAIPEDMPEVTVAGAPLGILKVLREAGLAASGAEAQRNVEQGGVRVNGEKVEDKSLQLSAGVYVIQVGKRKFARVTLAA from the coding sequence ATGTCTCAATCCGAAGCCCCCATCACCCCTGAGGTCGAAGCCGATCTTCGCGTCGCCAAGCGCGGCTGCGACGAGCTGCTCGTCGAGTCGGAATTCGTCCGCAAGCTGGCCCGCAGCCGGGCCACTGGCGTGCCCCTGCGCATCAAATTGGGGCTGGATCCCACGGCGCCCGATATCCACCTGGGCCACACGGTGGTCCTGAACAAGATGCGGCAGCTCCAGGATCTGGGCCATACCGTCATCTTCCTGATCGGCGACTTCACGTCGATGATCGGCGATCCCAGCGGCCGGAATAGCACCCGTCCCCCTTTGACGCGCGAGCAGATCGAGTCGAACGCCAAAACGTATTACGCGCAGGCCAGCATGGTGCTGGATCCCGAGCGCACGGAAATCCGCTACAACTCCGAGTGGTCCGACCCCCTGGGCGCCCGCGGCATGATCCAACTGGCGTCCCGCTATACGGTGGCCCGCATGATGGAGCGCGAGGACTTCACCAAGCGCTTCAAGGGCGGCATCCCTATTTCGGTGCATGAATTCCTGTACCCCTTGATGCAGGGCTACGACTCCGTGGCCCTGAAATCGGACCTGGAGCTGGGCGGGACGGACCAGAAGTTCAACCTGCTGGTCGGCCGCGAGCTGCAGAAGGAATATGGGCAGGAGCCGCAATGCATCCTGACCATGCCGCTGCTCGAAGGCACCGACGGCGTCGACAAGATGTCCAAGTCCAAGGGCAATTACATCGGCATCTCCGAAGCTCCGTCCTCGATGTTCGGCAAGCTGATGTCGATTTCCGATACGCTGATGTGGCGCTATTACGAGCTGCTGTCCTTCCGCACGCTGGACGACATCGCCGCGCTGAAGGCGGCCACCGAGGCGGGCCGCAATCCGCGCGACGCCAAGGTGGAGCTGGCGCAGGAGATCGTCGGGCGCTTCCACGGCGCGCAGGCGGGCCGCGACGCCCTGGCGGAATTCGAAGCGCGCTTTCGCGACGGCGCCATACCGGAAGACATGCCCGAGGTCACGGTGGCCGGCGCGCCCCTGGGCATACTCAAGGTATTGCGGGAAGCCGGGCTGGCCGCGTCCGGCGCCGAGGCCCAGCGTAACGTCGAACAGGGCGGCGTCCGCGTCAACGGCGAAAAGGTGGAAGACAAATCGTTGCAATTGTCCGCGGGCGTGTACGTCATCCAGGTGGGAAAACGGAAGTTCGCGCGTGTTACCTTGGCGGCGTAG
- a CDS encoding M23 family metallopeptidase produces MITGPNEPGSARPSASTLPTLPTSASHSRRPRILRAAALATAVGLFAAAAAVGMVQHPDAADLPPTRTIEKVMALSPDEYRVSDASPAPYINETRIRRGDTLAAVLQRLHLDDDGLQVFLTHDPSARSIYKLYPGRSVQAATDANGDLVWLRYIHTPGNDSDGQVVTRFLEVEPKGDSYVAQEMTEDTDRQVRVAMGTIESSLFAATDAAGIPDSVTLQMADILGAKIDFLRSLRQGDQFRVVYETRSHDGRYAGAGRVLALEFENQGKMYSAVWYTPPGSTTGSYYDFDGTSLRGAFLRTALKFSRISSTFGMRMHPIHKTWTGHKGVDYAAPTGTPIHSTSDGEVEFAGVQNGYGNVVVIKHDSKFSTLYAHQSRIAPGIRKGVRVTQGEVIGYVGQTGWATGPHLHYEFRIGDKPVDPLSVDLPVAQALEGKDKVAFAKETGVYKQQLNMLAQFQQSMPGTTLASAAGN; encoded by the coding sequence ATGATTACAGGGCCCAACGAACCCGGGAGCGCCCGCCCGTCCGCGTCGACGCTCCCCACCCTGCCCACCTCCGCATCACACTCCCGCCGTCCCCGTATCCTCCGCGCGGCCGCACTCGCCACCGCGGTGGGTTTGTTTGCCGCCGCCGCCGCGGTCGGCATGGTGCAGCACCCGGATGCCGCCGACCTGCCGCCCACGCGCACCATCGAGAAAGTCATGGCGCTGTCGCCGGACGAGTACCGTGTCAGCGACGCCTCGCCGGCTCCCTACATCAACGAAACGCGCATCCGCCGCGGCGACACCTTGGCCGCCGTGCTGCAGCGCCTGCACCTGGATGACGATGGCCTGCAGGTATTCCTGACCCACGACCCCAGCGCGCGCAGCATCTACAAGCTGTACCCCGGGCGCTCGGTGCAGGCGGCGACGGACGCCAACGGCGATCTCGTCTGGCTGCGCTACATCCACACCCCCGGCAACGATTCCGACGGCCAGGTCGTGACGCGCTTCCTGGAAGTCGAGCCCAAGGGCGACAGCTACGTCGCCCAGGAAATGACCGAAGACACGGACCGCCAGGTGCGCGTGGCGATGGGCACCATCGAATCGTCGCTGTTCGCGGCCACCGACGCGGCGGGCATTCCGGACTCGGTGACGCTGCAGATGGCGGACATCCTGGGCGCCAAGATCGACTTCCTGCGCAGCCTGCGCCAGGGCGACCAGTTCCGCGTGGTGTACGAAACCCGCTCGCACGACGGCCGCTACGCCGGCGCGGGCCGCGTTTTGGCGCTGGAATTCGAAAACCAGGGCAAGATGTACTCCGCCGTCTGGTACACCCCGCCGGGCAGCACGACGGGGTCCTACTACGACTTCGACGGTACGAGCCTGCGCGGCGCTTTCCTGCGCACGGCCCTGAAATTCAGCCGTATCAGCTCGACCTTCGGCATGCGCATGCATCCCATCCACAAGACGTGGACCGGCCACAAGGGCGTGGATTACGCGGCGCCTACCGGTACGCCCATCCATAGCACGTCGGATGGGGAAGTCGAATTCGCCGGTGTGCAGAACGGCTACGGCAACGTGGTCGTGATCAAGCACGACAGCAAATTCTCCACGCTGTACGCGCACCAGAGCCGTATCGCCCCTGGCATCCGCAAGGGCGTGCGCGTCACACAGGGCGAAGTCATCGGCTACGTCGGCCAGACCGGATGGGCCACCGGGCCGCATCTGCACTATGAGTTCCGTATCGGCGACAAGCCGGTGGATCCGCTGTCCGTGGACCTGCCCGTCGCTCAGGCGCTGGAAGGCAAGGACAAGGTCGCGTTCGCCAAGGAGACCGGCGTCTACAAGCAGCAGCTGAACATGCTGGCGCAGTTCCAGCAGTCCATGCCCGGCACCACGCTGGCCAGCGCGGCCGGCAACTGA
- a CDS encoding anhydro-N-acetylmuramic acid kinase: MDTAGDLYIGLMSGTSTDGVDGVLARIAPHGRPEVLAEASLPMPDDLRAALLALNAAGQDELERAARASLALAECYAQATQRLLSATGHTPADITAIGAHGQTVRHRPELGYTIQLNAPALLAERTGIAVVADFRTRDVAAGGQGAPLVPAFHAAIFAADVPRAVLNLGGIANVTLLAPGRPVTGFDTGPANMLLDEWCRRHTGQNFDDDGAYAAAGRVDANILEYLLASEPWLAKRPPKSTGRDLFNSDWLDTRLNAWAGYCRMLTPQDIQATLQRFTARTVAQAIEREAPDTQEVLVCGGGARNGALMRDLAECLGRPVATTDTHGVPAQSMEALAFAWLAHAHVHRIAAGLPEVTGASGPRVLGAMYPA; the protein is encoded by the coding sequence ATGGACACGGCGGGCGATCTGTACATCGGGCTGATGTCGGGCACCAGTACCGACGGGGTCGACGGCGTGCTGGCGCGCATCGCGCCGCACGGCCGGCCCGAGGTCCTGGCGGAAGCCAGCCTGCCCATGCCGGACGATCTGCGCGCCGCGCTGCTCGCCTTGAACGCCGCCGGGCAGGATGAACTGGAACGCGCCGCACGCGCGTCCCTGGCGCTTGCCGAGTGCTATGCCCAGGCCACGCAGCGCCTGCTCTCGGCGACTGGCCACACCCCCGCCGATATCACGGCCATCGGGGCGCACGGCCAGACGGTCCGGCATCGACCCGAACTGGGATACACCATCCAGCTGAACGCGCCGGCCTTGCTGGCGGAGCGCACCGGCATCGCCGTCGTCGCCGATTTCCGCACGCGCGACGTCGCGGCGGGCGGCCAGGGCGCGCCGCTGGTACCGGCCTTCCACGCGGCGATCTTCGCGGCCGACGTGCCGCGCGCCGTGTTGAACCTGGGCGGCATCGCCAACGTCACCCTGCTGGCGCCGGGACGGCCCGTGACCGGCTTCGATACCGGTCCGGCGAATATGCTGCTGGACGAGTGGTGCCGCCGCCATACGGGGCAGAACTTCGACGATGACGGCGCCTACGCGGCGGCCGGCCGCGTGGATGCCAATATCCTGGAATACCTGCTGGCCAGCGAACCCTGGCTGGCCAAGCGCCCGCCGAAATCCACCGGACGGGATCTGTTCAATTCGGATTGGCTGGATACGCGCCTGAACGCATGGGCCGGCTATTGCCGCATGCTGACGCCGCAGGACATCCAGGCCACCCTGCAGCGCTTCACGGCGCGCACGGTGGCGCAGGCCATCGAGCGCGAAGCGCCGGATACCCAGGAAGTGCTGGTGTGCGGGGGCGGCGCGCGCAACGGCGCGCTGATGCGCGACCTGGCGGAATGCCTGGGGCGGCCCGTGGCTACCACCGACACGCATGGCGTGCCGGCGCAATCAATGGAAGCGTTGGCTTTTGCCTGGCTGGCGCACGCGCACGTGCATCGCATCGCCGCCGGCTTGCCCGAGGTCACCGGGGCCAGCGGCCCCAGGGTGCTGGGCGCAATGTATCCCGCCTGA
- the erpA gene encoding iron-sulfur cluster insertion protein ErpA, with product MNAVTETVDLQSAPPTPLIFTDSAAAKVKDLLIDEGNPELKLRVFVQGGGCSGFQYGFTFDEVVNEDDTVLDKEGVQLLVDPMSFQYLVGAEIDYKEDLEGAQFVIRNPNATTTCGCGSSFSV from the coding sequence ATGAATGCAGTAACCGAAACCGTCGACCTGCAGTCGGCCCCCCCGACCCCGCTGATCTTCACCGATTCCGCGGCTGCCAAGGTCAAGGATCTTCTGATCGACGAAGGCAACCCCGAGCTCAAGCTGCGCGTCTTCGTGCAAGGTGGCGGATGCTCCGGTTTCCAGTACGGCTTCACCTTCGATGAAGTCGTCAACGAAGACGATACCGTCCTGGACAAGGAAGGCGTGCAACTGCTCGTGGATCCCATGAGCTTCCAGTATCTGGTCGGCGCGGAAATCGACTACAAGGAAGACCTGGAAGGCGCGCAGTTCGTCATCCGCAATCCGAACGCGACGACCACCTGCGGCTGCGGCTCGTCGTTCTCGGTCTAA
- a CDS encoding DUF6776 family protein, which produces MARSRMGMAAGLLAVVALAGVLAVLVALFWPAISDRAAARAQVEALRAQLGTEQAQVQALRGQLAASDADLAVERSARRALEDNLAALQIQTGQLRDRLAFYDQLLPAGPAGTLSIRAVEITRVPAGLRYRVLLMRSARPGLAPFVGSLRFVAQGARDGAEVQLPLAPLQTEPGTDNPPLVPLEVDQYRGSEGILALPPDFTPREVAVDVIRDGVVQASQQAAVAF; this is translated from the coding sequence ATGGCACGCTCACGCATGGGAATGGCGGCCGGCCTGCTCGCCGTCGTGGCGCTGGCTGGCGTACTGGCCGTCCTGGTGGCGCTGTTCTGGCCGGCCATCTCGGATCGCGCGGCCGCGCGGGCGCAGGTCGAGGCCTTGCGCGCCCAGCTCGGCACCGAACAGGCGCAGGTCCAGGCCCTGCGGGGCCAGCTTGCCGCCTCCGACGCCGATCTGGCGGTGGAGCGGTCGGCGCGGCGGGCCCTGGAGGACAACCTGGCGGCCCTGCAGATCCAGACCGGGCAATTGCGCGATCGCCTGGCTTTCTATGATCAACTGCTGCCTGCCGGCCCCGCCGGCACGCTGTCCATCCGGGCAGTGGAAATCACGAGGGTGCCCGCGGGCCTGCGCTACCGGGTGCTGTTGATGCGCAGCGCTCGTCCGGGGCTCGCGCCTTTCGTGGGCAGCCTGCGTTTCGTCGCCCAGGGCGCCAGGGATGGCGCCGAGGTCCAGCTGCCCCTGGCGCCTTTGCAGACAGAACCGGGGACGGATAATCCGCCCCTGGTCCCGCTGGAAGTGGACCAGTACCGCGGCAGTGAAGGCATACTCGCGCTGCCCCCCGATTTCACGCCCCGGGAAGTCGCCGTGGACGTGATCCGGGACGGCGTCGTGCAGGCCTCGCAACAGGCGGCCGTGGCATTTTGA
- the argC gene encoding N-acetyl-gamma-glutamyl-phosphate reductase codes for MALASNARVKVGIVGGTGYTGVELLRLLSQHPNAELTAITSRKEDGMPVADMFPNLRGRVKLAFSTPEKAPLTDCDVVFFATPHGVAMSQAQTLLEAGTRIIDLAADFRLQDTAVFEKWYKMPHACPTILEEAVYGIPELNRDRVAKARVVGNPGCYPTTVALGLAPLLEKGARLVDTQTLIADCKSGVSGAGRKAEIGILFSEASDNFKAYGVAGHRHHPEITEQLQLMAGGKVGLTFVPHLVPMIRGMYSTIYARILPEARGTDFQALYEKRYEGEAFVDVMPAGSLPETRSVRASNDLRIALHRPEGADLLVILVVQDNLVKGAAGQAVQNMNVMFGLPEGTGLGQVAVLP; via the coding sequence ATGGCACTAGCATCCAACGCACGCGTCAAGGTCGGCATCGTAGGCGGAACCGGGTATACCGGCGTCGAATTGCTGCGCCTGTTGTCCCAGCACCCCAATGCCGAGCTCACGGCCATCACTTCCCGCAAGGAAGACGGCATGCCCGTGGCCGACATGTTCCCCAATCTGCGCGGCCGCGTGAAGCTGGCGTTCTCGACGCCCGAGAAAGCGCCGCTGACGGACTGCGACGTGGTGTTCTTCGCCACGCCCCATGGCGTGGCCATGTCGCAGGCGCAGACGCTGCTGGAAGCCGGTACCCGTATCATCGACCTCGCCGCGGATTTCCGCCTGCAGGACACCGCGGTGTTCGAGAAGTGGTACAAGATGCCGCACGCCTGCCCGACCATCCTCGAAGAAGCCGTCTACGGCATCCCCGAACTGAACCGCGACCGCGTCGCCAAGGCGCGCGTGGTCGGCAATCCCGGCTGCTATCCCACGACCGTGGCGCTGGGCCTGGCCCCGCTGCTGGAAAAGGGCGCCCGCCTGGTCGACACGCAGACCCTGATCGCCGACTGCAAGTCGGGCGTCTCGGGCGCGGGCCGCAAGGCTGAAATCGGCATCCTGTTCTCCGAAGCCAGCGACAACTTCAAGGCCTATGGCGTGGCGGGACATCGCCATCATCCCGAAATCACGGAGCAACTGCAGCTCATGGCTGGCGGCAAGGTCGGCCTGACCTTCGTGCCGCACCTGGTGCCCATGATCCGCGGCATGTACTCGACCATCTACGCACGCATCCTGCCGGAAGCGCGCGGCACGGATTTCCAGGCCCTGTACGAAAAGCGCTATGAAGGCGAAGCCTTCGTGGACGTCATGCCCGCCGGCAGCCTGCCCGAAACCCGGTCGGTGCGCGCCTCGAACGACCTGCGCATCGCCCTGCATCGCCCCGAAGGCGCCGACCTGCTCGTCATCCTGGTCGTCCAGGACAATCTGGTGAAGGGCGCGGCCGGCCAGGCGGTGCAGAACATGAACGTCATGTTCGGGCTGCCGGAAGGCACCGGGCTGGGCCAGGTGGCTGTCCTGCCCTGA
- the rpsI gene encoding 30S ribosomal protein S9, giving the protein MIGNWNYGTGRRKTSVARVFLKKGTGKIVVNGKPVDEFFARETGRMVVRQPLELTGHLESFDVKVNVHGGGESGQAGAVRHGITRALIDYDATLKPALSQAGLVTRDAREVERKKVGLRKARRRKQFSKR; this is encoded by the coding sequence ATGATCGGTAACTGGAATTACGGAACCGGCCGCCGCAAGACGTCGGTGGCACGCGTGTTCCTCAAGAAAGGCACGGGCAAGATCGTCGTCAACGGCAAGCCCGTCGACGAGTTCTTCGCGCGCGAAACCGGCCGCATGGTCGTGCGCCAACCGCTGGAACTGACCGGCCACCTGGAATCGTTCGACGTCAAGGTGAACGTCCATGGCGGCGGTGAATCCGGCCAGGCTGGCGCGGTGCGCCACGGCATCACCCGCGCCCTGATCGATTACGACGCCACGCTCAAGCCCGCCCTGTCGCAGGCTGGCCTGGTGACCCGAGATGCGCGAGAAGTCGAACGTAAGAAGGTCGGCCTTCGCAAGGCACGTCGGCGCAAGCAGTTCAGCAAGCGCTAA
- the rplM gene encoding 50S ribosomal protein L13, whose translation MKTFVAKPHEVKREWFVIDAKGKVLGRVASEVAHRLRGKHKPEFTPHVDTGDYIVIINAADIVVTGNKAQDKKYFRHTTYPGGIRETNFEKLQQRFPGRAIQKAVKGMLPKGPLGYAMIKKLKVYAGAEHPHTAQQPKPLEI comes from the coding sequence ATGAAGACGTTTGTGGCAAAGCCGCATGAAGTCAAGCGTGAGTGGTTTGTGATCGACGCGAAGGGCAAAGTCCTCGGTCGTGTGGCCAGCGAAGTCGCACACCGTCTGCGTGGTAAGCACAAACCCGAATTCACGCCTCACGTAGATACTGGCGATTACATCGTCATCATCAACGCGGCGGACATCGTCGTTACCGGGAACAAGGCGCAAGACAAGAAGTACTTCCGCCACACCACCTACCCGGGCGGCATTCGCGAGACCAACTTCGAGAAGCTGCAGCAGCGCTTCCCGGGCCGTGCCATCCAGAAGGCGGTCAAGGGCATGCTGCCGAAGGGTCCCCTCGGCTATGCCATGATCAAGAAACTGAAGGTGTATGCCGGTGCCGAGCATCCGCACACCGCCCAGCAGCCCAAGCCGCTGGAAATCTAA
- a CDS encoding ABC transporter ATP-binding protein, with protein sequence MTAMLEIRGLEVNYGHIEAVRGVDMALQSGEITALVGANGAGKSTTLLALSGLLPKARGSVLFEGEDISRLAPHQIVARGIVQVPEGRAILTTMTVRENLELGAYRRGRADTGADLDYVFTLFPRLKERLDGIAGNLSGGEQQMLAIGRALMAKPRLLLLDEPSMGLAPIVVQEIFRALRAINADGLTLFLVEQNVRQALKIAGHGYVLENGALALSGTGRELLGHPRVLEAYLGA encoded by the coding sequence ATGACCGCCATGCTGGAAATCCGTGGCCTGGAAGTCAACTACGGCCACATCGAGGCGGTGCGCGGCGTCGACATGGCGCTGCAGTCGGGCGAAATCACCGCCCTGGTCGGCGCCAACGGCGCCGGCAAGTCGACCACCTTGCTGGCCTTGTCCGGCCTGCTGCCCAAGGCCAGGGGCTCGGTGCTGTTCGAAGGCGAGGACATCAGCCGCCTGGCTCCGCACCAGATCGTCGCCCGCGGCATCGTGCAGGTGCCCGAAGGCCGGGCCATCCTGACCACCATGACGGTGCGCGAGAACCTGGAACTCGGCGCCTACCGGCGCGGCCGCGCCGATACCGGCGCCGACCTGGATTACGTGTTCACGCTGTTCCCGCGCCTGAAGGAGCGTCTGGACGGCATCGCCGGCAACCTGTCGGGCGGCGAGCAGCAGATGCTGGCCATCGGCCGGGCCCTGATGGCCAAGCCGCGCCTGCTCCTGCTGGACGAGCCTTCGATGGGTCTGGCCCCGATTGTCGTGCAGGAAATCTTCCGCGCGCTGCGGGCCATCAACGCGGACGGCCTGACGCTGTTCCTGGTGGAGCAGAACGTGCGGCAGGCGCTGAAGATCGCCGGCCACGGCTACGTGCTGGAGAACGGCGCCCTGGCGCTGTCCGGCACCGGACGCGAACTGTTGGGCCACCCCCGCGTGCTGGAAGCCTATCTGGGTGCGTAG
- a CDS encoding ABC transporter ATP-binding protein, translating to MLELSSISMRFGGLHVLQDVNLQVPEGAIFGLIGPNGAGKTTVFNIITGLLRPSGGQVRFAGQSLVGMAPHQITRAGIARTFQNIRLFKEMTLLENVVVGAYRHMHYGVAGMLLSLPGFRRDEARARERALELLSWMRLDHKANDLADNLSYGEQRRLELARALATEPRLLLLDEPVAGMNTGERAELMREIEAIRARGYTILMIEHDMRFVMGLCETIAVLNFGKIITSGPPEAIRTNEQVIEAYLGRDDDDDAAEVRA from the coding sequence ATGCTTGAACTGTCCTCCATCTCGATGCGTTTCGGCGGCCTGCATGTACTGCAGGACGTCAATCTCCAGGTGCCCGAGGGCGCCATCTTCGGCCTGATCGGGCCCAACGGCGCCGGCAAGACGACCGTCTTCAACATCATCACCGGCCTGCTGCGGCCCAGCGGCGGCCAGGTGCGCTTCGCCGGCCAGAGCCTGGTGGGCATGGCGCCGCACCAGATCACGCGCGCGGGCATCGCCCGGACTTTCCAGAACATCCGCCTGTTCAAGGAAATGACGCTGCTGGAGAACGTCGTCGTCGGCGCCTACCGCCACATGCATTATGGCGTGGCCGGCATGCTGCTCAGCCTGCCCGGTTTCCGGCGCGATGAAGCCAGGGCGCGCGAACGCGCCCTGGAGCTGCTGTCCTGGATGCGCCTGGACCACAAGGCCAACGACCTGGCGGACAATCTGTCCTATGGCGAGCAGCGCCGCCTGGAACTGGCGCGCGCGCTGGCCACCGAGCCGCGCCTGCTGCTGCTGGACGAACCCGTGGCCGGGATGAACACCGGCGAACGCGCCGAGCTGATGCGCGAAATCGAGGCCATTCGTGCACGCGGCTACACGATCCTGATGATCGAGCACGACATGCGCTTCGTCATGGGCCTGTGCGAGACCATCGCCGTGCTGAACTTCGGCAAGATCATCACCAGCGGCCCGCCGGAGGCCATCCGTACCAATGAACAAGTCATCGAAGCCTATCTCGGCCGCGATGACGACGATGATGCCGCGGAGGTGCGCGCATGA